A window of Rhododendron vialii isolate Sample 1 chromosome 11a, ASM3025357v1 contains these coding sequences:
- the LOC131307695 gene encoding beta-amylase 8 isoform X1, with product MNQHHHLQDLEPQPDLISDHFLPQPHTNHPQQQQRRPRGFAATAASMSSSVSAASPGGGSKGKKEREKEKERTKLRERHRRAITSRMLAGLRQYGNFPLPARADMNDVLAALAREAGWTVELDGSTYRSSPPPSQLGVFPVRSVGSPLSAGSLKNCSVKASLDGQPSVLRIDESLSPVSFDSVVVAERDTKSEKYTSASPMNSPACLGADQLMHEVGSRVHGADFTGTPYVPVYTMLATGVITNFCQLLDPEGVRQELRLLKSLHVDGVVVDCWWGIVEAWTPQKYEWSGYRELFTIIREFQLKLQVVMAFHEFGGNDSGGVLISLPQWVLEIGKENPDIFFTDREGRRNTECLSWGIDKERVLKGRTGIEVYFDFMRSFRTEFDDFFMDGLISAVEIGLGASGELKYPSFSERMGWRYPGIGEFQCYDKYLQQNLRKAAKVRGHSIWAKGPDNAGQYISRPHETGFFCDRGDYDSYYGRFFLHWYAQSLIDHADNVLSLASLAFDDTRMVVKIILVIQIPAICWWYKTTSHAAELTAGYCNSSNQDGYSPVFEVLKKHSVTMKFVWSGLQVPCQEVDEALADPEGLNWQVLNSAWDRGLTVAGQNVVPCYDREGFMRIVETSKPRNDPDHHCFLFFVYRQPSPFVQGTICFPELDYFIKSMHGDIAGELEP from the exons ATGAACCAACACCACCATTTACAAGATCTGGAACCCCAGCCCGACCTCATCTCCGACCACTTCCTACCCCAACCCCACACCAACCATCCTCAACAGCAGCAGCGCCGCCCCCGCGGCTTCGCCGCCACGGCGGCGTCAATGTCTTCCTCTGTCTCCGCCGCCTCTCCCGGCGGAGGCTCCAAGGGAAagaaggagagggagaaggagaaggagcgCACCAAGCTGCGCGAGCGCCACCGCCGCGCCATCACCAGCCGCATGCTTGCCGGCCTCCGCCAGTACGGCAACTTCCCCCTCCCTGCACGCGCCGACATGAACGACGTCCTCGCGGCCCTCGCTCGAGAGGCCGGTTGGACTGTCGAGCTCGATGGCTCCACCTATCgctcctctcctcctccttcccaATTg GGGGTGTTTCCTGTTAGGTCAGTTGGAAGCCCACTATCTGCTGGTTCTTTGAAGAATTGCTCTGTGAAAGCTTCATTAGATGGTCAGCCATCCGTTCTCCGAATTGACGAGAGTTTATCACCAGTATCATTCGACTCTGTTGTGGTTGCAGAGAGGGATACAAAGAGCGAAAAATATACTAGTGCAAGCCCCATGAACTCACCTGCATGTTTGGGGGCTGATCAG CTTATGCACGAAGTTGGATCGAGGGTGCACGGAGCTGATTTTACAGGAACTCCCTATGTCCCTGTTTACACGATGCTTGCT ACTGGTGTAATCACCAATTTCTGCCAGTTGCTTGATCCTGAAGGTGTCAGACAGGAGTTGAGGCTTCTGAAGTCATTACATGTGGATGGTGTTGTTGTAGATTGTTGGTGGGGTATTGTTGAAGCATGGACCCCACAGAAGTATGAATGGTCCGGATATAGGGAACTGTTTACCATCATCCGAGAGTTCCAACTAAAATTGCAG GTTGTAATGGCATTCCATGAGTTTGGAGGAAATGATTCTGGTGGTGTACTGATCTCCCTCCCCCAGTGGGTTTTGGAGATTGGGAAAGAGAATCCAGACATATTCTTCACTGACCGAGAAGGAAGGAGAAACACTGAATGCCTATCCTGGGGCATTGATAAAGAACGAGTGCTGAAAGGAAGAACCGGTATAGAG GTTTATTTTGATTTCATGAGAAGCTTTCGGACAGAGTTTGATGACTTTTTCATGGATGGTCTCATCTCTGCGGTGGAAATTGGTTTGGGAGCTTCTGGGGAGCTGAAGTATCCTTCTTTCTCTGAAAGGATGGGATGGAGATACCCTGGGATTGGTGAGTTTCAG TGTTACGACAAATACTTGCAACAAAATCTACGAAAAGCTGCAAAAGTGCGTGGTCACTCAATCTGGGCCAAGGGACCTGATAATGCTGGTCAATACATTTCTAGGCCACATGAAACGGGCTTCTTCTGTGATCGAGGTGATTATGATAGCTACTATGGGCGCTTTTTCCTCCACTGGTATGCTCAGTCTTTAATAGATCATGCCGATAATGTCCTATCTCTTGCAAGTCTTGCATTTGACGACACAAGGATGGTTGTGAAG ATTATACTTGTTATACAGATTCCTGCCATCTGTTGGTGGTACAAAACTACAAGCCATGCAGCAGAGCTGACAGCTGGATACTGTAACTCTTCTAACCAGGATGGATATTCTCCAGTTTTTGAGGTTCTTAAGAAACACTCGGTGACGATGAAGTTTGTCTGGTCAGGGCTGCAGGTTCCTTGTCAGGAAGTTGATGAAGCATTGGCTGATCCAGAAGGTTTGAATTGGCAG GTTTTAAATTCGGCCTGGGATCGAGGATTGACCGTAGCTGGTCAGAATGTAGTTCCATGTTATGATAGAGAAGGGTTCATGAGAATAGTTGAGACTTCGAAGCCAAGAAATGATCCCGATCATCACTGCTTCTTGTTCTTTGTGTATCGACAGCCATCACCTTTTGTTCAAGGAACGATATGCTTCCCTGAATTGGATTACTTTATTAAAAGCATGCATG GAGATATTGCAGGTGAACTAGAACCTTGA
- the LOC131307695 gene encoding beta-amylase 8 isoform X4, which translates to MNQHHHLQDLEPQPDLISDHFLPQPHTNHPQQQQRRPRGFAATAASMSSSVSAASPGGGSKGKKEREKEKERTKLRERHRRAITSRMLAGLRQYGNFPLPARADMNDVLAALAREAGWTVELDGSTYRSSPPPSQLGVFPVRSVGSPLSAGSLKNCSVKASLDGQPSVLRIDESLSPVSFDSVVVAERDTKSEKYTSASPMNSPACLGADQLMHEVGSRVHGADFTGTPYVPVYTMLATGVITNFCQLLDPEGVRQELRLLKSLHVDGVVVDCWWGIVEAWTPQKYEWSGYRELFTIIREFQLKLQVVMAFHEFGGNDSGGVLISLPQWVLEIGKENPDIFFTDREGRRNTECLSWGIDKERVLKGRTGIEVYFDFMRSFRTEFDDFFMDGLISAVEIGLGASGELKYPSFSERMGWRYPGIGEFQCYDKYLQQNLRKAAKVRGHSIWAKGPDNAGQYISRPHETGFFCDRGDYDSYYGRFFLHWYAQSLIDHADNVLSLASLAFDDTRMVVKIPAICWWYKTTSHAAELTAGYCNSSNQDGYSPVFEVLKKHSVTMKFVWSGLQVPCQEVDEALADPEGLNWQVLNSAWDRGLTVAGQNVVPCYDREGFMRIVETSKPRNDPDHHCFLFFVYRQPSPFVQGTICFPELDYFIKSMHGDIAGELEP; encoded by the exons ATGAACCAACACCACCATTTACAAGATCTGGAACCCCAGCCCGACCTCATCTCCGACCACTTCCTACCCCAACCCCACACCAACCATCCTCAACAGCAGCAGCGCCGCCCCCGCGGCTTCGCCGCCACGGCGGCGTCAATGTCTTCCTCTGTCTCCGCCGCCTCTCCCGGCGGAGGCTCCAAGGGAAagaaggagagggagaaggagaaggagcgCACCAAGCTGCGCGAGCGCCACCGCCGCGCCATCACCAGCCGCATGCTTGCCGGCCTCCGCCAGTACGGCAACTTCCCCCTCCCTGCACGCGCCGACATGAACGACGTCCTCGCGGCCCTCGCTCGAGAGGCCGGTTGGACTGTCGAGCTCGATGGCTCCACCTATCgctcctctcctcctccttcccaATTg GGGGTGTTTCCTGTTAGGTCAGTTGGAAGCCCACTATCTGCTGGTTCTTTGAAGAATTGCTCTGTGAAAGCTTCATTAGATGGTCAGCCATCCGTTCTCCGAATTGACGAGAGTTTATCACCAGTATCATTCGACTCTGTTGTGGTTGCAGAGAGGGATACAAAGAGCGAAAAATATACTAGTGCAAGCCCCATGAACTCACCTGCATGTTTGGGGGCTGATCAG CTTATGCACGAAGTTGGATCGAGGGTGCACGGAGCTGATTTTACAGGAACTCCCTATGTCCCTGTTTACACGATGCTTGCT ACTGGTGTAATCACCAATTTCTGCCAGTTGCTTGATCCTGAAGGTGTCAGACAGGAGTTGAGGCTTCTGAAGTCATTACATGTGGATGGTGTTGTTGTAGATTGTTGGTGGGGTATTGTTGAAGCATGGACCCCACAGAAGTATGAATGGTCCGGATATAGGGAACTGTTTACCATCATCCGAGAGTTCCAACTAAAATTGCAG GTTGTAATGGCATTCCATGAGTTTGGAGGAAATGATTCTGGTGGTGTACTGATCTCCCTCCCCCAGTGGGTTTTGGAGATTGGGAAAGAGAATCCAGACATATTCTTCACTGACCGAGAAGGAAGGAGAAACACTGAATGCCTATCCTGGGGCATTGATAAAGAACGAGTGCTGAAAGGAAGAACCGGTATAGAG GTTTATTTTGATTTCATGAGAAGCTTTCGGACAGAGTTTGATGACTTTTTCATGGATGGTCTCATCTCTGCGGTGGAAATTGGTTTGGGAGCTTCTGGGGAGCTGAAGTATCCTTCTTTCTCTGAAAGGATGGGATGGAGATACCCTGGGATTGGTGAGTTTCAG TGTTACGACAAATACTTGCAACAAAATCTACGAAAAGCTGCAAAAGTGCGTGGTCACTCAATCTGGGCCAAGGGACCTGATAATGCTGGTCAATACATTTCTAGGCCACATGAAACGGGCTTCTTCTGTGATCGAGGTGATTATGATAGCTACTATGGGCGCTTTTTCCTCCACTGGTATGCTCAGTCTTTAATAGATCATGCCGATAATGTCCTATCTCTTGCAAGTCTTGCATTTGACGACACAAGGATGGTTGTGAAG ATTCCTGCCATCTGTTGGTGGTACAAAACTACAAGCCATGCAGCAGAGCTGACAGCTGGATACTGTAACTCTTCTAACCAGGATGGATATTCTCCAGTTTTTGAGGTTCTTAAGAAACACTCGGTGACGATGAAGTTTGTCTGGTCAGGGCTGCAGGTTCCTTGTCAGGAAGTTGATGAAGCATTGGCTGATCCAGAAGGTTTGAATTGGCAG GTTTTAAATTCGGCCTGGGATCGAGGATTGACCGTAGCTGGTCAGAATGTAGTTCCATGTTATGATAGAGAAGGGTTCATGAGAATAGTTGAGACTTCGAAGCCAAGAAATGATCCCGATCATCACTGCTTCTTGTTCTTTGTGTATCGACAGCCATCACCTTTTGTTCAAGGAACGATATGCTTCCCTGAATTGGATTACTTTATTAAAAGCATGCATG GAGATATTGCAGGTGAACTAGAACCTTGA
- the LOC131307695 gene encoding beta-amylase 8 isoform X3 yields MNQHHHLQDLEPQPDLISDHFLPQPHTNHPQQQQRRPRGFAATAASMSSSVSAASPGGGSKGKKEREKEKERTKLRERHRRAITSRMLAGLRQYGNFPLPARADMNDVLAALAREAGWTVELDGSTYRSSPPPSQLGVFPVRSVGSPLSAGSLKNCSVKASLDGQPSVLRIDESLSPVSFDSVVVAERDTKSEKYTSASPMNSPACLGADQLMHEVGSRVHGADFTGTPYVPVYTMLATGVITNFCQLLDPEGVRQELRLLKSLHVDGVVVDCWWGIVEAWTPQKYEWSGYRELFTIIREFQLKLQVVMAFHEFGGNDSGGVLISLPQWVLEIGKENPDIFFTDREGRRNTECLSWGIDKERVLKGRTGIEVYFDFMRSFRTEFDDFFMDGLISAVEIGLGASGELKYPSFSERMGWRYPGIGEFQCYDKYLQQNLRKAAKVRGHSIWAKGPDNAGQYISRPHETGFFCDRGDYDSYYGRFFLHWYAQSLIDHADNVLSLASLAFDDTRMVVKIILVIQIPAICWWYKTTSHAAELTAGYCNSSNQDGYSPVFEVLKKHSVTMKFVWSGLQVPCQEVDEALADPEGLNWQVLNSAWDRGLTVAGQNVVPCYDREGFMRIVETSKPRNDPDHHCFLFFVYRQPSPFVQGTICFPELDYFIKSMHDDIMH; encoded by the exons ATGAACCAACACCACCATTTACAAGATCTGGAACCCCAGCCCGACCTCATCTCCGACCACTTCCTACCCCAACCCCACACCAACCATCCTCAACAGCAGCAGCGCCGCCCCCGCGGCTTCGCCGCCACGGCGGCGTCAATGTCTTCCTCTGTCTCCGCCGCCTCTCCCGGCGGAGGCTCCAAGGGAAagaaggagagggagaaggagaaggagcgCACCAAGCTGCGCGAGCGCCACCGCCGCGCCATCACCAGCCGCATGCTTGCCGGCCTCCGCCAGTACGGCAACTTCCCCCTCCCTGCACGCGCCGACATGAACGACGTCCTCGCGGCCCTCGCTCGAGAGGCCGGTTGGACTGTCGAGCTCGATGGCTCCACCTATCgctcctctcctcctccttcccaATTg GGGGTGTTTCCTGTTAGGTCAGTTGGAAGCCCACTATCTGCTGGTTCTTTGAAGAATTGCTCTGTGAAAGCTTCATTAGATGGTCAGCCATCCGTTCTCCGAATTGACGAGAGTTTATCACCAGTATCATTCGACTCTGTTGTGGTTGCAGAGAGGGATACAAAGAGCGAAAAATATACTAGTGCAAGCCCCATGAACTCACCTGCATGTTTGGGGGCTGATCAG CTTATGCACGAAGTTGGATCGAGGGTGCACGGAGCTGATTTTACAGGAACTCCCTATGTCCCTGTTTACACGATGCTTGCT ACTGGTGTAATCACCAATTTCTGCCAGTTGCTTGATCCTGAAGGTGTCAGACAGGAGTTGAGGCTTCTGAAGTCATTACATGTGGATGGTGTTGTTGTAGATTGTTGGTGGGGTATTGTTGAAGCATGGACCCCACAGAAGTATGAATGGTCCGGATATAGGGAACTGTTTACCATCATCCGAGAGTTCCAACTAAAATTGCAG GTTGTAATGGCATTCCATGAGTTTGGAGGAAATGATTCTGGTGGTGTACTGATCTCCCTCCCCCAGTGGGTTTTGGAGATTGGGAAAGAGAATCCAGACATATTCTTCACTGACCGAGAAGGAAGGAGAAACACTGAATGCCTATCCTGGGGCATTGATAAAGAACGAGTGCTGAAAGGAAGAACCGGTATAGAG GTTTATTTTGATTTCATGAGAAGCTTTCGGACAGAGTTTGATGACTTTTTCATGGATGGTCTCATCTCTGCGGTGGAAATTGGTTTGGGAGCTTCTGGGGAGCTGAAGTATCCTTCTTTCTCTGAAAGGATGGGATGGAGATACCCTGGGATTGGTGAGTTTCAG TGTTACGACAAATACTTGCAACAAAATCTACGAAAAGCTGCAAAAGTGCGTGGTCACTCAATCTGGGCCAAGGGACCTGATAATGCTGGTCAATACATTTCTAGGCCACATGAAACGGGCTTCTTCTGTGATCGAGGTGATTATGATAGCTACTATGGGCGCTTTTTCCTCCACTGGTATGCTCAGTCTTTAATAGATCATGCCGATAATGTCCTATCTCTTGCAAGTCTTGCATTTGACGACACAAGGATGGTTGTGAAG ATTATACTTGTTATACAGATTCCTGCCATCTGTTGGTGGTACAAAACTACAAGCCATGCAGCAGAGCTGACAGCTGGATACTGTAACTCTTCTAACCAGGATGGATATTCTCCAGTTTTTGAGGTTCTTAAGAAACACTCGGTGACGATGAAGTTTGTCTGGTCAGGGCTGCAGGTTCCTTGTCAGGAAGTTGATGAAGCATTGGCTGATCCAGAAGGTTTGAATTGGCAG GTTTTAAATTCGGCCTGGGATCGAGGATTGACCGTAGCTGGTCAGAATGTAGTTCCATGTTATGATAGAGAAGGGTTCATGAGAATAGTTGAGACTTCGAAGCCAAGAAATGATCCCGATCATCACTGCTTCTTGTTCTTTGTGTATCGACAGCCATCACCTTTTGTTCAAGGAACGATATGCTTCCCTGAATTGGATTACTTTATTAAAAGCATGCATG ATGATATCATGCACTGA
- the LOC131307695 gene encoding beta-amylase 8 isoform X2: MNQHHHLQDLEPQPDLISDHFLPQPHTNHPQQQQRRPRGFAATAASMSSSVSAASPGGGSKGKKEREKEKERTKLRERHRRAITSRMLAGLRQYGNFPLPARADMNDVLAALAREAGWTVELDGSTYRSSPPPSQLGVFPVRSVGSPLSAGSLKNCSVKASLDGQPSVLRIDESLSPVSFDSVVVAERDTKSEKYTSASPMNSPACLGADQLMHEVGSRVHGADFTGTPYVPVYTMLATGVITNFCQLLDPEGVRQELRLLKSLHVDGVVVDCWWGIVEAWTPQKYEWSGYRELFTIIREFQLKLQVVMAFHEFGGNDSGGVLISLPQWVLEIGKENPDIFFTDREGRRNTECLSWGIDKERVLKGRTGIEVYFDFMRSFRTEFDDFFMDGLISAVEIGLGASGELKYPSFSERMGWRYPGIGEFQCYDKYLQQNLRKAAKVRGHSIWAKGPDNAGQYISRPHETGFFCDRGDYDSYYGRFFLHWYAQSLIDHADNVLSLASLAFDDTRMVVKIILVIQIPAICWWYKTTSHAAELTAGYCNSSNQDGYSPVFEVLKKHSVTMKFVWSGLQVPCQEVDEALADPEGLNWQVLNSAWDRGLTVAGQNVVPCYDREGFMRIVETSKPRNDPDHHCFLFFVYRQPSPFVQGTICFPELDYFIKSMHGTTLDYNF; this comes from the exons ATGAACCAACACCACCATTTACAAGATCTGGAACCCCAGCCCGACCTCATCTCCGACCACTTCCTACCCCAACCCCACACCAACCATCCTCAACAGCAGCAGCGCCGCCCCCGCGGCTTCGCCGCCACGGCGGCGTCAATGTCTTCCTCTGTCTCCGCCGCCTCTCCCGGCGGAGGCTCCAAGGGAAagaaggagagggagaaggagaaggagcgCACCAAGCTGCGCGAGCGCCACCGCCGCGCCATCACCAGCCGCATGCTTGCCGGCCTCCGCCAGTACGGCAACTTCCCCCTCCCTGCACGCGCCGACATGAACGACGTCCTCGCGGCCCTCGCTCGAGAGGCCGGTTGGACTGTCGAGCTCGATGGCTCCACCTATCgctcctctcctcctccttcccaATTg GGGGTGTTTCCTGTTAGGTCAGTTGGAAGCCCACTATCTGCTGGTTCTTTGAAGAATTGCTCTGTGAAAGCTTCATTAGATGGTCAGCCATCCGTTCTCCGAATTGACGAGAGTTTATCACCAGTATCATTCGACTCTGTTGTGGTTGCAGAGAGGGATACAAAGAGCGAAAAATATACTAGTGCAAGCCCCATGAACTCACCTGCATGTTTGGGGGCTGATCAG CTTATGCACGAAGTTGGATCGAGGGTGCACGGAGCTGATTTTACAGGAACTCCCTATGTCCCTGTTTACACGATGCTTGCT ACTGGTGTAATCACCAATTTCTGCCAGTTGCTTGATCCTGAAGGTGTCAGACAGGAGTTGAGGCTTCTGAAGTCATTACATGTGGATGGTGTTGTTGTAGATTGTTGGTGGGGTATTGTTGAAGCATGGACCCCACAGAAGTATGAATGGTCCGGATATAGGGAACTGTTTACCATCATCCGAGAGTTCCAACTAAAATTGCAG GTTGTAATGGCATTCCATGAGTTTGGAGGAAATGATTCTGGTGGTGTACTGATCTCCCTCCCCCAGTGGGTTTTGGAGATTGGGAAAGAGAATCCAGACATATTCTTCACTGACCGAGAAGGAAGGAGAAACACTGAATGCCTATCCTGGGGCATTGATAAAGAACGAGTGCTGAAAGGAAGAACCGGTATAGAG GTTTATTTTGATTTCATGAGAAGCTTTCGGACAGAGTTTGATGACTTTTTCATGGATGGTCTCATCTCTGCGGTGGAAATTGGTTTGGGAGCTTCTGGGGAGCTGAAGTATCCTTCTTTCTCTGAAAGGATGGGATGGAGATACCCTGGGATTGGTGAGTTTCAG TGTTACGACAAATACTTGCAACAAAATCTACGAAAAGCTGCAAAAGTGCGTGGTCACTCAATCTGGGCCAAGGGACCTGATAATGCTGGTCAATACATTTCTAGGCCACATGAAACGGGCTTCTTCTGTGATCGAGGTGATTATGATAGCTACTATGGGCGCTTTTTCCTCCACTGGTATGCTCAGTCTTTAATAGATCATGCCGATAATGTCCTATCTCTTGCAAGTCTTGCATTTGACGACACAAGGATGGTTGTGAAG ATTATACTTGTTATACAGATTCCTGCCATCTGTTGGTGGTACAAAACTACAAGCCATGCAGCAGAGCTGACAGCTGGATACTGTAACTCTTCTAACCAGGATGGATATTCTCCAGTTTTTGAGGTTCTTAAGAAACACTCGGTGACGATGAAGTTTGTCTGGTCAGGGCTGCAGGTTCCTTGTCAGGAAGTTGATGAAGCATTGGCTGATCCAGAAGGTTTGAATTGGCAG GTTTTAAATTCGGCCTGGGATCGAGGATTGACCGTAGCTGGTCAGAATGTAGTTCCATGTTATGATAGAGAAGGGTTCATGAGAATAGTTGAGACTTCGAAGCCAAGAAATGATCCCGATCATCACTGCTTCTTGTTCTTTGTGTATCGACAGCCATCACCTTTTGTTCAAGGAACGATATGCTTCCCTGAATTGGATTACTTTATTAAAAGCATGCATGGTACGACCTTGGACTACAACTTTTG A
- the LOC131308333 gene encoding uncharacterized protein LOC131308333: protein MGSSSSKPNAAGSPSSSTSSVHSSGRRNRPFIGSTVFQSSCLRPPPGSHDSDESDDDEQVSDQQSQEIGCSDPSTSQIKLDADQVKAKCDGTVKAEQPDATACIPSSTEYDEVDQSILSNSVTLSSRSLSRSSRFLSRFGLFPSNNTSFKLSRATSLGSSRAYSVSATSFTVPNEQDQLDLHTGPSLGLVNRNEPSRGRNFLPACLVTRSPPPQFDDFASGSLESNPTTSAFFDNLRDDHISPPLNVARDIENPRGESNVNSRSSRNDVIESMETRIGDRRMERNVRFSRTLSVGRLRDRVLRRSTFPDFTFSPLEQEREVRDTSHQGGTQALGGGTGASASNGNGFISSSSSVRASTGMPSSFYTGQDSEVETFHARGTRYHDLLEHRSNFLERRRRIRSQVHALQRLGSRFENLSGHERSCIISGQHRTGHCTCPIATRVSNTSDDTSARASISRIVMLAEALFEVLDEIHQQSVVILPSVASNGSIPAPNEVVEALPVKLYSKSQKHLYEEAAQCYICLVEYEEGDGVRILPCHHEFHRSCVDKWLKEIHRVCPLCRGDICRPDSVLSAN, encoded by the exons ATGGGATCGAGCAGCAGCAAACCCAATGCAGCTGGGTCGCCGTCGTCGTCCACTTCATCGGTGCATTCCAGTGGTCGGAGGAATCGACCCTTCATAGGAAGCACAGTGTTCCAATCGTCGTGTCTTCGACCACCTCCTGGATCTCACGACAGTGACGAATCTGACGATGACGAGCAG GTTTCTGATCAGCAGAGTCAGGAAATTGGTTGTAGTGACCCAAGTACCAGCCAGATTAAATTAGATGCAGATCAAGTGAAAGCTAAATGTGACGGAACAGTAAAGGCTGAGCAACCTGATGCAACAGCTTGTATACCTTCTAGTACCGAGTATGATGAAGTGGATCAATCAATACTTTCAAATTCCGTGACTTTGTCTAGTCGGTCATTGAGCCGTTCAAGTCGCTTCCTTTCTCGCTTCGGGTTATTTCCCAGTAATAACACAAGCTTCAAGCTGAGCAGAGCAACAAGTTTAGGGTCATCAAGGGCTTATTCGGTATCAGCAACAAGTTTCACAGTTCCAAATGAACAAGATCAACTTGATCTACACACAGGTCCTTCCCTTGGCTTAGTTAACAGAAATGAACCTTCACGAGGTCGAAACTTCCTTCCTGCATGCCTTGTCACTAGGTCCCCCCCACCACAGTTTGACGACTTTGCTTCTGGTAGCTTAGAGTCAAACCCTACGACTTCTgctttttttgataatttgagAGATGATCACATTTCTCCTCCTCTAAATGTGGCAAGAGATATAGAAAATCCTAGAGGTGAGTCCAATGTAAATTCGCGTTCTTCAAGAAATGATGTCATAGAGAGCATGGAGACAAGAATTGGTGATAGGCGTATGGAACGGAATGTTCGCTTTAGTAGGACCCTAAGTGTTGGAAGACTTCGTGATCGAGTTCTCCGGAGATCAACATTTCCCGACTTCACATTTTCTCCTTTGGAGCAAGAGAGGGAAGTGAGAGATACTAGTCACCAAGGCGGAACACAGGCTTTGGGTGGTGGAACTGGGGCATCGGCCTCGAATGGTAATGGCTTCATCTCATCAAGTTCTTCTGTCCGTGCTTCAACAGGTATGCCTAGCTCGTTCTACACTGGTCAAGATTCTGAAGTGGAAACCTTTCATGCAAGAGGAACTAGATATCATGATCTTTTGGAACACAGATCAAATTTCCTTGAGCGTAGACGAAGAATACGGTCTCAG GTCCATGCTCTTCAGCGGTTGGGCAGCCGTTTCGAGAACCTGTCTGGACATGAGAGGTCTTGCATCATATCTGGTCAACATCGGACAGGTCATTGCACTTGTCCTATTGCGACTCGGGTTTCTAATACAAGTGATGACACCAGTGCTAGGGCTAGCATATCGAGAATTGTCATGTTAGCTGAAGCTTTGTTTGAG GTTCTGGATGAAATTCACCAGCAATCTGTAGTTATATTGCCTTCTGTTGCTTCAAATGGATCTATTCCTGCTCCTAATGAAGTTGTGGAAGCCCTGCCGGTGAAACTGTACAGCAAATCACAAAAACATCTGTATGAGGAGGCTGCACA ATGTTACATATGCCTTGTTGAGTACGAGGAAGGAGATGGTGTGAGGATACTTCCTTGTCACCATGAATTTCATAGATCATGTGTGGACAAATGGCTCAAGGAGATTCACAG GGTATGTCCGCTTTGTCGTGGGGATATCTGCAGACCAGATTCAGTGTTGTCAGCAAATTAA